The genomic segment CACAAGATGAACAAACACTcttattatttatctgtttttgagTTGTACCAGTAGTGGAGctaaacatgtaaagtttgtcctgagggtggcgctagaggaaaatcAAAAGGGTTCATCatctggggagcatgaatgtgttcagtaaatttcagggaaatatgataatatataatatattgtatattagtGGAAtctgatggtggcactagagaaaaGCTCTGAGATCCTCTGGGACCATGAACAGCACATTTAACTTTGTACAGACACTGTGAACGTTTGTATTGTGACACACAGTTTAGATTGTAATTGTGTTTAAtttcagaaagaaaagacattttgaagcAGTAGTGTGTAACTTATCTAGAAATTAGGATGcataaagagaaagacagaaacagagattaAAAGACATTGAAAGAATCGGTTCTCCTCCACAGTATTTGTCCAGGTTTAGACTTGTGACAGAACAATCCATGTCATTTTCTCCTGTTCAGTTCAGGCCTGACTGCCCGTTAAATTCTGATGTTTCTTGATACAAGTGTGATTTTGTCCTAAGAGGAAAGTTCAGGAGGTCACATGTCGTCAGGatttatttatctatatttcttatattttccttttctcctcaaCTTAATATACTTAATAGTGAGTTTAAACAATTTATATCCTCTAGACCCCACCCTACTCCTCATAGAAGCCCCAACTAACGGAAAGGAGTCACAGGCTACATCCACACTGATATGTTTTAAAACGCATATGTTTTGCTACATTTATGTGGACGGACAGAAACAGAGACTTTTGAAAATGATGACTCAGACACCCACATTCGCTTCCTGATTAGGTCTTATCATCACAACGTATCCTTCTCCTGTCACGTCACCCTTtcctggaagaaaacaaacaacaaccttCCCATGTGTTACTTTCAGTAACAGTTCCACGTCGTTGATGGTCCAAGCAAAGAAATCTCTGGTCTTATTTTTTACCGTTGCTGTTCTTCCTCCATAGTACTGTCTGCAACTAAGCATCCAACCGCAGAGTAGAcaatctgcttcctgtttacaccGGCATGCGTATGCCCAGTGTTTGTGAATGGTCATGATGTGTTTCAGGCGTATGAACGGAGATTATTTCTGAAACAGTGCTAAAACACTTGTATGGACAGAGATcgtttttgtttaaaaatgctgttttgaaatgaaaatgtattagtgTGGACGTAGTCACAATCCCTCACTGCCTTCCCACCCACTAACACTGACAGTTGTGTTGGATGATTTGACCCATCTGAGAAACTGTTTTATTCTTCAGTGACCAGACTGAGTGTCctagaaatcaaataaaatgagcaCTAACATTATAATGAGATTGTTGTTAGTAAAATATATCTGTTTTCACAGTCTTTGGACTGGTCTGGGATGTCCTTAAGAGGTTTCTGACCACTACATCACCAATTAATGGCCAGGTTCTGCTGTTCCTCCGACCTCCAGACAGACATCATCAAATACTCTATGTATTTCTGCTGCCAGACAACATTCCTCTGGAAGAGGTAAAACTAtctgtcatacagtatgtgcttacCATCAGCCTGAACTCATGTTTTAAACCACAGCTGTTTCCACAACAGGCTGAACAGTCAGCTACACCTCACTCCTCTATACCTGTTACCAAACCTTATCAAGCTGTAGTAAGAAAAGTATGGTTGTCCAAACTGGAAATCTTCAGATTGCTCTTtcgtttttaatttttttctgggTTATCTCTGGAGTACATTATTGTCTGTCACAGTGTCACTTGTGATACCAGCACCAGCTGGTGTGAATATTGAATAGTGGGCTAgattaatataaattaaatatctagGTATTCAATATGGCAGCGtgttgctgccaccatgacaaaataaatatttgctcagttttgttataaacttttcttgttttaacaagatatttttcatgttattctgagatATTTTCTTAGAATAATATTTTCACAAGAAACTTAAATAATTAACATATAACTTTAtctatattttcaacataaaaCTGCTTCTACAGGATCTCCTGGACAGGTAAAAAGGGAAATCCTTTACAAACATTACAGTGATGGAGGCTTGTTTACTTCCACCTACAACTCGTCTAGATTCATCTATAGATGTCCAGCATGTACAAGAACAGAATATGAATAATGCAGAGAAGTCATTGTCTATCTGAGAATAAACaccataataaaaatgttttatcactgAAGGTTAAAGCCAAACAAGAAGAAGCTGTGTACATCAGGGTCCTCTCTGACTGTAATCTCATCACTAATCGAAGTTACAGTGTTCACTGTGATGAGGCCTCCAGGATACAGCCTGAGGTGAGTCAGTTCTAAAACACTTCTAATGGTTACAAgcttaattattatatttacaattttggaAAATAGATTCACAATCAGAGTACtagataaacatttttttttacgcTTTGTTTCTGGTTTTCAGCATAAAGAATTTCGCCAAGAGTACGGGCCAAATTTCTTCCCAACATTTGAGGTTGTCCTCCCCATAAACCAAGAGGAAGTGACTTTGATGGTCAAAGACCAAGAGGGGAGACCAGTGTGGAAACATGTTGTGTATCTAACAGGTAAATCTTTCACTCTGCTGCAGCAGAACTTCACCTCATGTCAGAGTTTAGACCTCAGTTACAATCTACAATCCACAAGACATTATTGCTCTAATAATGAATCAAAGATCCACTTCTGGATTTGTGATGCAGCCTTCAGACAATGTTACAGAATTCTGAGAGGTTgtatttaagaaagaaaaaagatgtattttagataaatctggatgaaaaatatttggtcTGCTGActaatggaaaatatttttaaccaaTTTCCtttctgaataaaaacaaagatggccGCCTGTTAGGTACCTGGATAGGAAACTGAGTTGAAATTTGGGAAAatggttaaatgtttttttttcataattcagtggattaaatatttttatctatATGGTTAGAAGAGTGTCTATAGGATTCTTGAAATACATCTCTccatataaagcaaggaatctctgtatgtTTGCTGGGGAATCAAGAAAGTGGAATGtcgatgtgtgaagttgtttggatgagcggcTCTcgagaaaatataaaaagtatcTCATAAACAACTGCTTCTACaacgttgatttgcttcttcttctgcccgtgAAGTCAAGAAGTGGAAATATGGACAGTTTATGGACAGTTTATGGGacacacactgtaatctttAGGTATTGAGAAACCAgcctgttctgaacaggcactgcactagtgcTCAGTAATGTTGAAAATGACACCTGAACTTGGCACAGCGGcacataaaccacacacacacacacacacacacacacacacacacacacacacacacacacacacacgcatacacacatacacacacacacacgcacacacacacacacacacacacacacatacacacacacacatacacacacacacacatacacacacacacacacacacacacacacgcatacacgcatacacacacacacacacacacacacacacgcacacacacgcacacacacacacacacacacacatacacacacacacatacacacacacacacatacacacacacacacacacacgcacacacatacacacacacacacacacacatacacacacacacacacacacacacgcatacacacatacacacacacacacgcacacacacacgcacacacacacacatacacacacacagagacacacacacacatacacacacacacatacacacacacacacacatacacacacacacatacacacacacacatacacacacacacacacacgcacacacatacacacacacacatacacacacacacatacacacacacacacacacacacgcatacacacatacacacacacacacgcacacacacacacatacacacacacacagacacacacacacatacacacacacacacacatacacacacatacacacacacacacatacacacgcacacacacgcacacacacgcacacacacacacacacacacacatacacacacacacacacatacacacacgcacacacatacacacgcgcacacacacacacacacacacacatacacacacacatacacacacacacacatacacacacacacacacatacacacacgcacacacatacacacgcgcacacacacacatacacacacacacacatacacacacacacacacatacacacacacatacacacacacacacacacacacacatacacacacacacacacacatacacacacacacacacacacacaaacacacacacatacacacacacacacacatacacacacacatacacatacacacacacacacacatacacacacacacacacacatacatacacacacatacacacatacacacacatacacacacacacacacatacacacacacatacacatacacatacacacacacatacacatacacacacacacacacatacacacacacacacacatacatacacacacacacatacacacacatacacacacacatacacacacacacacacacatacacacacacatacacatacacacacacatacatacacacaccaacacatacacacacacacacacacacacatacacaggggGGAGGTGTCTGGGTTGAGAATGATCACTCAACTTGAGCTGaattctcttcctcctgctcctcacaACATCTTTTTGTGACAAAGTTAAGCAAACTGCTTTGCTTCACCAGGGTTTTTATCTTAACTTGCATTAAAGGCAGCTAACTAGCGGACAGTAggcttctgttcctctgtgcagcagcacagactgtagactgagtgaaagaggaggagctgctcaCAATCTGGCATTTGTGGAATGCACTGCCACTCAAAAAATCTGACCTATCAACATCATCATATGGTAAACAAGAGGCAAGAAACAAGAATTGTTTTATTGGTCGTGTTGTCACATTTGAAATAGTACTCAATGACTGCTGTTCACTGGATGATCCAGCAAAAAAGGAAGCCTTCGGATTGGCACCCACAGCTCTGTGTCAGCCTACAAAATGTTGTGGTgttcagtaatgaaaataattctgaTTTGTAGCTCTAAATCagagctcctgctgctgctctgtgggtgcagcattttattttggtCCTGTTCTTGTCACCTCTATGAGCTCTCAGCTGGTTATTGAACACAGGTACTTCTTCATCTTCCAGGTCCTGGTCTGGCAGAGACTCCGAGTGACCCCGCAGAAACAAAGCTGAACTCTGTTCGGGAACAGTTTGTTGACAGAGTGTCTGAAGCTAATCTACACAAGCTGCTGGATAAACTCCTGCAGCGTGGGGTCATAAATAATGGTGAAATGGAGTTTGCCGGAACACCGACCAGAGCAGATAAAGCACGACAGGTGATCGACGTGGTGCGAGGAAAAGGAACAGAAGCCAGTTCAGCTCTGATCGCTGCTCTCTGTGAGGTGGATCCATGTCTTTCAAAAGAGCTGAACTTACAGTAGCAGAAAGTCTCCCACCAACATCTTCAGTTCTCAGGTGTTTCTTTATCGTTAAATGTTTTGTAAGAATCTTAAAACTCACAACACTGTGCTGCAGCAGAATTCAGGCTAATAAATAATAGTATGAACAACTGAAGTCTGTGTTTTCATAATGTTTTAACAAAAGGTTTCATTTAGAAGTCGACTCTGTGCTCTGTTCTGTAAATGAATCATATAAGTTGAAGACGTATGCTGTTTGACTCATTAAATACTGAAACATGCAGCTGTGAGATTAATGAATATGTGTAATGTTGGAACTTTAAGGgttaataaatcacatttatgtCCCAAATCATCaccactgtggctgtttcttattttcaggtgatgaTGAGAACTTTTGATTGCAATCAGTGCAGGTTTGAATCCAGTCAGTATCAAAAGATCTCAAGATACAAAGAAACCATCGATACTGAGAACAACTGAAGGAATAAATGTTCTTCCTCTTGCTCCATGTACATTATTAACAGCTCTCCTCATAACAAAACCACatctctatggtagttctcaTCACTCATCTccaaccacaatgtgggttgcaatggcagagtggcgctcAAGGCAGACGTTATTCTGAAGACCATATTAAAACTAAAACGAAGAAGTGGCTGTTCCTATTAATctcataaatattttattctgtcataaTATCTGTATTAGACTTTCTGTATGTAAGCATGAGGGAAACAACATACACACCATAACTAGAAAGAAAAGATATAGAACCTGAACATATACCGTCAGGGAAGCATCATTTCAGTCAGAGATGTATATATGATGCgagaagagagaggatgatGACAAAACCTGCCAGATCAATTGAATTAAATGTTGTGCATGTTAATAttggtttagtttattttctaatttaaacatcaacatcatgtttttttagttttgttttccacTAGCTCCTAGCTGCTGAGCTTTACAAGACAAAGCTCCAAGCCAAGCGTGATAtctttaaaattcaaatgtaaATGAGACTTTAGGTTTTAACTTTGCAGTTCACTTTTAATCTGCAGAAGTctgcacacagagcagagaaggTGTTTTCCATTCCTGCCTCCAGACTGGAACAGTTAATATCCAAAGGTCTTATATACaccttttatttcatcttttttattcttcacaaATCTAACCTTGACTatgcattttatacatttttatttttaatttaagcATTTGTGTTTAGATAAATTGTCTTAATATGAGTAAATCTATTCTGTTCTGCTGTAACTTAAAACTCACTTATCTAGTAACATTATTTGAGTaatttttgtcagattttttggTGCTACTAATATACAAAAACGTAGTGACTTTAAGCAGTATTCTTAACAATTTGTTGATTGCTTTGGATTTAGACGTATCATGAGCCCTACTGCTCCTGAATCTGACTGTACGATGCTGTTAACCACCACAATTTCACAAATCATGAAAAGTGTTAAGCGACTTTATCTTGTTTTAGTTGGATGTGAGGACTACAGAGGCGGAGTTCATTCTCCTTTACCTCCAAACATTTTATCATATACAATCAAACTTTTCATTGTCCATTTCCTACTTCAGGCCGACATTTAAACAAGAAAGTAGATAAATGGGAGGTTTGTAACTGCAGGGAAAATGCTGAGCATGTATCGATAGGAGGAAAAATATTCATCCTGTCAGTGTAGAAAGAGAAAGACTTACTTTGTACCTGAAAGTCTgaagtcaaacacaaacacacttcaaaACAACCCCACAGATGTCAACACCAAAGCCGTCACCTGTGAAACATAAAGACTCTGATTTCAGCCTCCTCCAATCTGACCTGATACAGATCctaaatgtgtaaaaatctgAAGATAGAGGACCCGACATCAGGTAGACAAGAACACAAGTCAGTGTTTtgcttcctcctccactcacATGTATAACTGTTCAGTTCCTGACATGATTGATATGTACGTCCTACTTTAAACTTTCCTTTATCCAAAGGTATATGCAAAACAATttgaaattaaagctgcaagcagcgatgatcgggccctcgcaccccagcgcatgtccaagtgacgctcagtcgaagggcttttgtcagtgacttgttgtgtaaagtttgaggcagatccaaccgtgtacactcaagttatatcaatttcctctgtcatggcgaaacatcaaaactcaaccccacgccacggccaaaccatcatgatcatacactagtctagatgacacacactgattttgaagtccttaccatggattctgtaggaggagttctttaaaatacaaggtatgcgaaatggccaagaaaaggcgaaaatgtaccatttttttcaagatggccgacttcctgttccacttacaataaggcttcaagaggcttttttgtgcgtgttgacattatacatgtgccctgtgaatttcatctttctacgttaatctggaaggcggggctgcaattttgaaattttaaagggggcgctgttgagccattttgccacgcccattcaaagcgaccacataggattttagctgacatcactctagacatgtgtgtcaagtttcatgactgtagagcaatcccttctccctgaaaaacagtatgatatttcatggcgaaggatgtgtcgccatggtaacagcattcagttttgggtcatgagctgccaaatgtagcatcaccaaggtcttgtttattagctgacttaatttcaggtgcatcagccaaatttcctaggagtaattagacaaagtacgacgcatgatacttcctgttgccagtaggtggcgctatgactttcgctaaatatgagactgaacatgtgttcagatcgggactcttaacaagcatatgaaatttggaaaagatcagaccacgtggagtcaagttataaggcattgaaatttcatggcgtcacatcgaaattcgccgcgtcgccatggcaacacctttcaacgaagggtcaccaacttcataatataagatctccaaggtcttgaggctattctcagtaaatttcagctggattccatcaccgtgctgcccacagggcgtcagagcgtaaaacatgtaacttcctgttgccaggaggtggcgctatgactcatatcctgtattgtcacatggacccgttcagggcgggactcttatgaagcacaaaaggtttggctctcttaggatcatgtatgccggagttatagccgtttcatttttcatggcgaaggatcgaaattcgccgcccagccacgccccctaggaaagactaatgagaattgttttaataacttttaatctcctatgcctgtagatgatacggaccgaatttgaaagtcctggggtcaaatctctaggaggagttcgttaaagtatgcgggctggaaatgacaaaatcggtgcaaaatttcaactttgatacaaaatggccgacttcctgttggagttaggctatgtgtccttgagactttttggtgcgtctggtcatgatacatatgcataccgaatttcgttctcctacgacaatctgtatcgaggggctcaattttcttgactttctaggtggcgctgtcgagccattttgtcccgctttatttcgagacccataaaatatcgcaattttcgccagtcctgacatctgtgcaaattttcatgagttttcgtgcatgtttaggccctcaaaaatgcgtttgtttcggaggaataataataataataataataataataataattaaagctgcaagcagcgatgatcgggccctcgcaccccagcgcatgtcgaagtgatGCTCAGTCGAaaggcttttgtcagtgacttgtgtaaagtttgaggcagatccaaccgtgtacactcaagttatatcaatttcctctgtcatggcgaaacatcaaaagtcaacgccacgccacggccaaaccatcatgatcatacactagtctagatgacacacactgatttttaagtacttacgatggattctgtaggaggagttctttaaaatacaaggtatgcgaaatggccaagaaaaggcgaaaattgaccagtttttcaagatggccgacttcctgttcgacttacaataaggcttcaagaggcttttttgtgcgtgttgacattatacatgtgccctgtgaatttcatctttctacattaatctggaaggcggggctgcaattttgaaattttaaagggggcgctgttgagccattttgccacacccattcaaagcgaccacataggatttgagctgacatcactctagacatgtgtgtcaagtttcatgattgtagagcaatcccttctccctgaaaaacagtatcatatttcatggcgaaggatgtgtcgccatggtaacagcattcagttttgggtcatgagctgccaaatgtagcatcaccaaggtctcgtttattagctgacttaatttcaggtgcatcagccaaatttcctaggagtaattagacaaagtacgacgcatgatacttcctgttgccagtaggtggcgctatgactttcgctaaatatgagactgaacatgtgttcagatcgggactcttaacaagcatatgaaatttggaaaagatcagaccacgtggagtcaagttataaggcattgaaatttcatggcgtcacatcgaaattcgccgcgtcgccatggcaacacctttcaacgaagggtcaccaacttcataatataagatctccaa from the Thunnus albacares chromosome 21, fThuAlb1.1, whole genome shotgun sequence genome contains:
- the LOC122972279 gene encoding uncharacterized protein LOC122972279; amino-acid sequence: MSIFGLVWDVLKRFLTTTSPINGQVLLFLRPPDRHHQILYVFLLPDNIPLEEVKAKQEEAVYIRVLSDCNLITNRSYSVHCDEASRIQPEHKEFRQEYGPNFFPTFEVVLPINQEEVTLMVKDQEGRPVWKHVVYLTGPGLAETPSDPAETKLNSVREQFVDRVSEANLHKLLDKLLQRGVINNGEMEFAGTPTRADKARQVIDVVRGKGTEASSALIAALCEVDPCLSKELNLQ